A window of the Phaseolus vulgaris cultivar G19833 chromosome 5, P. vulgaris v2.0, whole genome shotgun sequence genome harbors these coding sequences:
- the LOC137834396 gene encoding uncharacterized protein, whose translation MTSIPVTVTPKNAPGNRSYVAWKHCISVVGDTRQLQCKYCQKVLTRGVYRLKHHLADTQKDVGACKDAPDEVKKEMWEIVVGLQQKLNKKSSFTLNDEEMTKAGEKRKNSEEEFTQSNNSPSGRNIFKNKQTTINNMFKKVEKVFEMMDNIVEEVGEDNVIQVVTDNAANYKDAGQMLMTKRKKLFWTPCAAHCVDLMLEDYEKKISIHEETIPKGCLHENKGALIKMFTSDEWKSSKFAKTNDGKIVEEVVLDQNFWKNVIICLKGALPLIEVLRLVDSDQKPTMGFIYEAMDQAKEKIQKAFNGVKKSYLPSWNIIDERWDKQLHRPLHAAGYFLNPQMHYRLGFKADLEVKRGLMECITRMVEDEDEQTLIDVQIDDFKKQAKNFGCPMATRSINLKTPADWWESYGDEYPELQKFVIHVLSLTCSSSGCERNWSSFEMLRRSKQENQLKLILMIVSSDDEWIMEDEHEHNETFELDENLVPIEVEEDESLHSHHLDMTDLNDEGDGNHEVEYEFNLQDYLV comes from the exons ATGACTTCTATACCCGTGACAGTGACTCCCAAAAATGCTCCAGGAAATAGGAGTTATGTTGCTTGGAAGCATTGTATCTCAGTTGTTGGGGATACTAGACAACTTCAATGCAAATATTGTCAAAAGGTATTAACCAGGGGAGTTTATCGATTGAAGCATCACTTGGCCGATACTCAAAAGGATGTTGGAGCATGCAAGGATGCTCCTGATGAAGTTaaaaaggagatgtgggaaatTGTTGTTGGTTtgcaacaaaaattaaataagaaatcaAGTTTTACTTTGAATGATGAGGAAATGACAAAAGCtggtgagaaaagaaaaaacagtgaAGAAGAGTTCACTCAGTCCAACAACAGCCCCAGTGGcagaaatatttttaagaataagCAAACTACCATCAACAACATGTTTAAGAAAG TTGAGAAAGTTTTTGAGATGATGGACAACATTGTTGAAGAGGTGGGGGAAGACAATGTCATTCAAGTTGTCACTGATAATGCAGCAAACTACAAAGATGCTGGTCAAATGTTGATGACAAAGAGAAAAAAGTTATTTTGGACACCTTGTGCTGCACATTGTGTGGATTTAATGTTGGAGGATTATGAGAAGAAAATCTCAATCCATGAGGAGACCATTCCAAAAG GGTGCCTCCATGAGAATAAGGGAGCTTTAATCAAAATGTTTACTAGTGATGAATGGAAGTCTAGCAAGTTTGCTAAAACAAATGATGGAAAAATAGTTGAAGAGGTGGTTTTAGACCAGAATTTTTGGAAGAATGTCATAATATGTTTGAAGGGAGCATTGCCCCTCATTGAAGTGCTTCGATTGGTTGATTCGGATCAAAAGCCAACCATGGGTTTCATTTATGAAGCAATGGACCAAGCTAAAGAGAAGATACAAAAAGCTTTCAATGGTGTCAAAAAAAg CTATTTGCCTTCGTGGAACATCATTGATGAAAGGTGGGATAAGCAACTCCATAGGCCTTTACATGCTGCAGGCTATTTTCTTAACCCTCAAATGCATTATCGTCTTGGATTTAAAGCAGATTTGGAGGTGAAGCGTGGTCTAATGGAATGCATAACTAGGATGGTGGAGGATGAGGATGAACAAACTCTCATTGATGTTCAAATTGATGATTTCAAAAAACAAGCAAAAAATTTTGGTTGTCCCATGGCTACTAGATCAATCAATTTAAAGACTCCCGCAGATTGGTGGGAGTCTTATGGTGATGAGTATCCAGAACTCCAAAAGTTTGTCATTCATGTATTGAGCTTGACATGTAGCTCTTCCGGATGTGAGCGTAACTGGAGTTCCTTTGAGATG CTAAGAAGAAGCAAACAAGAAAACCAACTCAAATTAATATTGATGATTGTTTCCTCCGATGACGAGTGGATTATGGAAGATGAGCATGAGCATAATGAAACATTTGAGTTGGATGAAAACTTGGTTCCTATTGAAGTAGAGGAGGATGAATCTTTACATAGTCATCACTTAGACATGACTGATTTGAATGATGAAGGAGATGGAAATCATGAAGTTGAATATGAATTTAACTTACAAGATTATTTGGTTTAG
- the LOC137835629 gene encoding probable calcium-binding protein CML48, whose protein sequence is MSSSSGRYRYQPQYSPSAPQQPPYSSYYQTSTSNAPPPSNSSSNYNYANVSSSGNSTFPPGTPQDVITSFQMVDRDRSGFIDERELQQALSSGFHHFNLRTIRLLMFLFKNPHQPLAVGPKEFAALWSCLGQWRGIFERYDKDRSGKIDPLELRDALYGIGYAVPGSVLQLLLSKYGDGSVRRVELGFDSFVECGLIIKGLTDKFKEKDTRYTGSATLSYDAFMTMVLPFLVSYD, encoded by the exons atgtcttcttcctCCGGTAGATACCGATATCAACCTCAGTATTCTCCATCTGCGCCTCAACAGCCTCCATATTCCAGTTACTACCAGACTTCTACTTCCAATGCTCCCCCGCCTTCAAATTCCTCCTCCAATTACAACTACGCCAACGTTTCTTCATCTGGGAATTCAACTTTTCCCCCAGGGACACCCCAGGACGTGATTACAAGCTTTCAGATGGTGGACAGGGATCGGAGTGGCTTCATCGATGAGCGTGAACTGCAACAAGCTCTCTCTTCAGGATTTCACCACTTCAATCTCAGGACCATTCGTCTCCTTatgttcctcttcaagaatCCACACCAACCCCTCGCAGTTG GACCAAAGGAATTTGCAGCACTCTGGAGTTGTCTTGGTCAATGGCGA GGCATATTCGAGAGATATGATAAAGACAGGAGTGGGAAAATTGATCCATTAGAACTAAGAGATGCTCTGTATGGTATTGGTTATGCTGTGCCTGGTTCAGTTCTACAGCTTCTACTTTCCAAGTATGGTGATGGAAGTGTAAGAAGAGTAGAGCTTGGTTTTGACAGTTTTGTCGA GTGTGGGTTGATTATTAAG GGTCTCACTGATAAATTCAAGGAGAAGGACACACGTTATACGGGTTCTGCTACACTTTCGTACGATGCATTCATGACCATGGTTCTTCCTTTCCTTGTATCTTATGATTGA
- the LOC137835622 gene encoding N-carbamoylputrescine amidase, protein MEKRRTVVVSALQFSCTDDVSTNVATAERLVRAAHKQGANIILIQELFEGYYFCQAQREDYIQRAKPYKDHPTILRMQKLAKELGVVIPVSFFEEANNAHYNSIAIIDADGTDLGIYRKSHIPDGPGYEEKFYFNPGDTGFKVFQTKFAKIGVAICWDQWFPEAARAMVLQGAEILFYPTAIGTEPHDGSIDSRDHWKRVMQGHAGANLVPLVASNRIGKEIIETEHGKSEITFYGNSFIAGPTGEIVSIADDKEEAVLIAQFDLDKIKTTRHSWGVFRDRRPDLYKVLLTLDGNNPVR, encoded by the exons ATGGAGAAGCGTAGAACCGTGGTGGTTTCCGCTCTGCAGTTTTCTTGCACCGATGATGTCTCAACAAATGTCGCCACCGCCGAGAG GCTAGTTAGAGCTGCTCATAAACAGGGTGCAAACATCATTCTCATTCAG GAACTCTTTGAAGGTTATTACTTCTGTCAGGCACAAAGAGAAGATTATATTCAAAGAGCTAAGCCATATAAGGACCATCCCACAATCCTCag GATGCAGAAACTTGCAAAAGAGTTAGGCGTAGTTATACCAGTTAGCTTCTTTGAGGAGGCAAACAATgcacactataattcaatagcCATAATTGATGCTGATGGCACTGATCTTGGGATTTATAGAAAGTCCCATATTCCGGATGGACCCG GTTACGAGGAAAAGTTCTACTTCAATCCAGGTGATACTGGATTTAAG gttttccagaccaaatttgcaaaaattggAGTTG CTATATGCTGGGATCAGTGGTTTCCTGAGGCAGCCCGTGCAATGGTGCTTCAAGGTGCtgagattttattttatcctaCTGCTATTGGGACTGAACCACATGATGGAAGCATTGATTCACGTGACCACTGGAAACGAGTAATGCAAGGACATGCTGGGGCCAATTTG GTACCTCTGGTGGCTTCAAATCGGATTGGAAAGGAGATAATTGAGACTGAGCATGGAAAAAGTGAGATAACATTTTATGGAAACTCCTTCATAGCAG GACCTACTGGAGAAATTGTTTCAATTGCTGACGACAAAGAGGAAGCAGTTCTTATTGCACAATTTGATTTGGACAAGATCAAAACCACTAGACATAGTTGGGGGGTATTCCGTGATAGGCGTCCAGATCTATATAAGGTGCTTTTAACATTAGATGGCAACAATCCTGTTCGGTGA
- the LOC137835626 gene encoding glucan endo-1,3-beta-glucosidase 14, giving the protein MPSNRFAMATSSFFFPLLLLLLTFSDLFVQTRSLNFGINYGQIADNLPSHSRVAALIKSLNVTKIKLYDSDPNVLSAFSNSDVEFIIGVRNEDLPSLKDPSNAQSWIQQHVQPYISQTKITCIVVGNEVFDYNLSQLTVNLLPAMQSMYNALVNLGLAQQVTITSAHSYKILASSFPPSSGVFRQDLIQYIQPILSFHSQIKSPFLINAYPFFAYKDNPNQISLNYVLFQPNSGSTDPITNLHYDNMLFAQIDAVYAAIKKLGHTDIVVKISETGWPSKGDPDEVGASPQNAETYNSNLLRRIAQKQGTPANPSVPIDIFVFALFNENLKPGPVSERNYGLYYPDGNPVYNIGLQGYLPGMTFDSKSNVLSFNFVVYIFTFLLFTWALSRQ; this is encoded by the exons ATGCCCAGTAACAGATTTGCAATGGcaacttcttctttcttcttccctttgCTATTGCTGCTTCTCACTTTTTCAG ATTTGTTTGTGCAAACCCGGAGTCTAAATTTTGGAATCAACTACGGGCAAATAGCTGACAACCTTCCATCTCATTCTCGTGTGGCTGCTCTTATAAAATCTCTGAATGTCACAAAGATCAAACTCTATGATTCTGATCCAAATGTTCTATCTGCATTCTCCAATTCAGACGTGGAATTCATCATAGGAGTTCGGAACGAGGATCTGCCGAGTTTGAAGGACCCTTCTAATGCTCAGAGCTGGATTCAACAGCATGTTCAACCTTATATTTCACAAACCAAGATCACTTGCATAGTTGTAGGGAACGAGGTGTTCGACTACAATCTCTCTCAGCTTACAGTAAATCTCCTCCCTGCAATGCAAAGTATGTACAATGCTCTGGTTAATCTAGGACTAGCACAGCAGGTTACTATTACTTCTGCTCATTCTTACAAAATTTTAGCCTCCTCGTTTCCTCCTTCATCAGGAGTATTCAGGCAAGATCTGATACAATATATTCAACCCATCCTTAGCTTTCATTCTCAAATTAAATCACCCTTCCTCATCAATGCATATCCCTTTTTTGCATACAAGGATAACCCAAACCAAATTTCCTTGAATTATGTGTTGTTTCAGCCAAATTCAGGGTCTACTGACCCAATTACCAATTTGCATTATGATAACATGTTGTTTGCTCAAATTGATGCTGTCTATGCTGCCATTAAAAAACTGGGGCATACTGATATTGTAGTCAAGATTTCGGAAACTGGTTGGCCTTCTAAAGGTGACCCTGATGAAGTTGGAGCCTCACCACAGAATGCAGAAACATATAATAGTAATCTGTTGAGAAGGATAGCGCAGAAACAAGGCACTCCTGCAAATCCATCTGTTCCAATTGATATTTTTGTCTTTGCACTTTTCAATGAGAATTTGAAGCCTGGTCCAGTATCAGAGAGAAACTATGGCCTCTATTATCCTGATGGCAACCCAGTTTATAACATTGGATTACAAGGTTATCTCCCAGGAATGACTTTTGACTCCAAATCTAAC GTGTTGTCCTTCAATTTTGTCGTCtacatatttacatttttgTTGTTCACTTGGGCGCTTTCAAGACAGTGA
- the LOC137835625 gene encoding protein FANTASTIC FOUR 3: MTTCGSLHHILDTLLPENSTLLESLSWNQIKPVKPTDQTLSFTEIFGEPNFKEASISSPSIYPYVSTSSSTEKTNNTNSHNSSLSSESLHLCTEGLGFESSDDVEDLKDGTNENWETFKEKEGVKRYVISRVSEYPPPISSIGRSGKPWVCFKSYRSEGRFVLEEIRIPTHEFLHACREDGRLKLNFVHPDDELSEEEEEEEEDADVESIDEEEEENDECVTDHENEQKEMDAQVTSYSLDERA, translated from the coding sequence ATGACAACATGTGGGAGCCTGCATCACATATTGGATACCCTATTGCCAGAAAACTCAACGCTGCTTGAATCCCTCTCATGGAACCAAATAAAGCCCGTAAAACCCACAGACCAAACCCTTTCCTTCACTGAGATATTTGGAGAACCCAATTTCAAGGAGGCTTCTATATCATCACCCTCCATCTACCCTTACGTTTCTACTTCATCATCAACTGAGAAAACAAACAACACCAACAGCCACAACTCATCCTTGAGTTCTGAGAGTTTGCACCTTTGCACTGAGGGTCTTGGCTTTGAGAGTTCAGATGATGTTGAAGACTTAAAGGACGGAACGAATGAGAATTGGGAAACGTTTAAGGAGAAAGAGGGTGTCAAAAGGTATGTGATTTCAAGGGTGAGTGAGTACCCTCCTCCCATTTCAAGCATAGGGAGGAGTGGGAAGCCTTGGGTTTGTTTCAAGTCCTACAGGAGTGAAGGGAGGTTTGTTCTCGAAGAGATAAGGATTCCCACGCACGAGTTCCTCCATGCTTGTAGAGAGGATGGAAGGTTGAAGCTGAATTTTGTTCACCCTGATGATGAACtttcagaagaagaagaagaagaagaagaagatgctGATGTAGAAAGTatagatgaagaggaagaagaaaatgatGAGTGTGTGACAGATCATGAAAATGAACAAAAAGAGATGGATGCTCAAGTGACTAGTTACTCACTTGATGAAAGAGCATGA